CTAGCTCAttaaacatgattaaaacacagtaaactgacGCACTGAAATGAACGGTGGTGCGTTCACGGACCGACGGTCGGTTCAGCCTTTCGACTGCTTCCGCTCTCCGCCGCCTGGCGTCGGCTGTGCGTCAGCTCATGTCACTCCAGGCAGTGATGGCGGAGGTGGACGAAACCGACGTAATGATGAACTACCACGGTGATTTTATCAAAAGCGACAGAAAAATTACCCGTTACCCGTACTGCATCGTCTGGACACCTATTCCTATTTTATCGTAAGAAGCTaacacatgttgttttttgttgctagCTGCGCGT
The Plectropomus leopardus isolate mb unplaced genomic scaffold, YSFRI_Pleo_2.0 unplaced_scaffold25733, whole genome shotgun sequence DNA segment above includes these coding regions:
- the LOC121966739 gene encoding transmembrane protein 222-like: MSLQAVMAEVDETDVMMNYHGDFIKSDRKITRYPYCIVWTPIPILSWVLPFIGHMGICTSSGVIRDFAGSYFVSEDNMGFGRPTK